In Musa acuminata AAA Group cultivar baxijiao unplaced genomic scaffold, Cavendish_Baxijiao_AAA HiC_scaffold_602, whole genome shotgun sequence, a genomic segment contains:
- the LOC135662250 gene encoding ATP synthase subunit alpha, chloroplastic, which yields MVTLRADEISNIIRERIEQYSREIKIVNTGTVLQVGDGIARVHGLDEVMAGELVEFQEGTIGIALNLESNNVGVVLMGDGLMIQEGSSVKATGRIAQIPVSEGYLGRVINALAKPIDGRGEISASESRLIESPAPGIISRRSVYEPLQTGLIAIDSMIPIGRGQRELIIGDRQTGKTAVATDTILNQKGQNVICVYVAIGQKASSVAQVVTTFREKGAMEYTIVVAETADSPATLQYLAPYTGAALAEFFMYRGQHTLIIYDDLSKQAQAYRQMSLLLRRPPGREAYPGDVFYLHSRLLERAAKSNSSLGEGSMTALPIVETQSGDVSAYIPTNVISITDGQIFLSADLFNAGIRPAINVGISVSRVGSAAQIKAMKQVAGKSKLELAQFTELEAFAQFASDLDKATQNQLARGQRLRELLKQSQSDPLAVEEQIATIYTGANGYLDPLEIGQVKKFLSQLRSYLKNNKPKFQEIISSTKTFTEEVEFLLKEAIQEQIELFLLQEQT from the coding sequence atggtaacccttcgagccgacgaaattagtaatattattcgtgagcgtattgaacaatatagtagagaaataaagattgtgaataccggtaccgtacttcaagtaggcgacggaattgctcgtgttcatggtcttgatgaagtaatggcaggtgaattagtagagtttcaagagggtacaataggcattgctctgaatttggaatcaaataatgttggcgttgtattaatgggtgatggtttgatgatacaagagggaagttccgtaaaagcaacaggacgaattgctcagatacctgtgagtgagggttatttgggtcgtgttataaatgctctggctaaacctattgatgggagaggtgaaatttcagcttctgaatctcggttaattgaatctcctgccccaggtattatttctagacgttctgtatatgagcctcttcaaacggggcttattgccattgattcgatgatccctataggacgcggtcagcgagaattaattattggggacagacagaccggcaaaacagccgtagccacagatacgattctcaatcaaaaaggtcaaaatgtaatatgtgtttatgtagctattggtcaaaaagcatcttctgtggctcaggtagtgactactttccgggaaaagggggcgatggaatatactattgtggtagccgaaacggcggattcacctgctacattacaatacctcgctccttatacgggagcggctctggctgagttttttatgtatcgtggacaacatactttaataatttatgatgatctctccaaacaggcacaagcttatcgccaaatgtctcttctattaagaagacctcccggtcgtgaagcttatccaggagatgttttttatttgcattcacgacttttggaaagagccgctaaatcaaattctagtttaggtgaaggaagtatgaccgctttaccgatagttgagactcaatctggagacgtttcagcttatattcctactaatgtaatttccattacagatggacaaatattcttatctgccgatctattcaatgctggaatccgacctgctattaatgtgggtatttccgtttccagagtaggatccgcagctcaaattaaagccatgaaacaagtagccggcaaatcaaaattggaactagcgcaattcacagagttagaagcctttgcacaattcgcttctgatctcgataaagctactcagaatcaattggcaagaggtcaacgattacgcgagttgcttaaacaatcccaatcagaccctctcgcagtggaagaacagatagctactatttataccggagcgaatggatatcttgatccgctagaaattggacaggtaaagaaatttctcagtcagttacgtagctacttaaaaaacaataaacctaaatttcaagaaattatatcttctaccaagacattcaccgaggaagtagaatttcttttgaaggaagctattcaagaacagatcgaactgtttttacttcaggaacaaacataa
- the LOC135662251 gene encoding photosystem II protein D1 gives MTAILERRESTSLWGRFCNWITSTENRLYIGWFGVLMIPTLLTATSVFIIAFIAAPPVDIDGIREPVSGSLLYGNNIISGAIIPTSAAIGLHFYPIWEAASVDEWLYNGGPYELIVLHFLLGVACYMGREWELSFRLGMRPWIAVAYSAPVAAATAVFLIYPIGQGSFSDGMPLGISGTFNFMIVFQAEHNILMHPFHMLGVAGVFGGSLFSAMHGSLVTSSLIRETTENESANAGYRFGQEEETYNIVAAHGYFGRLIFQYASFNNSRSLHFFLAAWPVIGIWFTSLGISTMAFNLNGFNFNQSVVDSQGRVINTWADIINRANLGMEVMHERNAHNFPLDLAAVEVSSTNG, from the coding sequence ATGACTGCAATTTTAGAGAGACGCGAAAGTACAAGCCTATGGGGTCGTTTCTGCAACTGGATAACCAGCACTGAAAACCGTCTTTATATTGGGtggttcggtgttttgatgatccctaccttattgaccgcaacttctgtatttattatcgccttcattgctgctcctccagtagatattgatggtattcgtgaacctgtttctggttctctactttatgGAAATAATATTATCTCTGGTGCTATTATTCCTACTTCTGCAGCTATAGGTTTACATTTTTACCCAATCTGGGAAGCAGCATCTGTTGATGAGTGGTTATACAATGGTGGTCCTTATGAGCTAATTGTTCTACACTTCTTACTTGGTGTAGCTTGTTACATGGGTCGTGAGTGGGAACTTAGTTTCCGTCTGGGTATGCGTCCTTGGATTGCTGTTGCATATTCAGCTCCTGTTGCAGCTGCTACTGCTGTTTTCTTGATCTACCCTATTGGTCAAGGAAGTTTCTCTGATGGTATGCCTTTAGGAATATCTGGTACTTtcaacttcatgattgtattccaggcaGAACACAACATCCTTATGCATCCATTTCACATGTTAGGTGTAGCTGGTGTATTCGGCGGCTCCCTATTCAGTGCTATGCATGGTTCCTTGGTAACCTCTAGTTTGATCAGGGAAACCACTGAAAACGAATCTGCTAACGCAGGTTACAGATTCGGTCAAGAGGAAGAGACTTATAATATCGTAGCTGCTCATGGTTATTTTGGCCGATTGATCTTCCAATATGCTAGTTTCAACAACTCTCGTTCTTTACATTTCTTCTTGGCTGCTTGGCCTGTAATTGGTATCTGGTTCACTTCTTTAGGTATTAGCACCATGGCTTTCAACCTAAATGGTTTCAATTTCAACCAATCCGTAGTTGACAGTCAGGGTCGTGTCATTAACACTTGGGCTGATATCATCAACCGTGCTAACCTTGGTATGGAAGTAATGCATGAACGTAATGCTCACAACTTCCCTCTAGACCTAGCTGCTGTCGAAGTTTCATCTACAAATGGATAA